From a region of the Thermovirga sp. genome:
- a CDS encoding helix-turn-helix transcriptional regulator — protein sequence MNGGLQVEQTNVPKAIHGETVEAVKTRMPEEGFCHSLAGFFKVLGDTTRVRILLALGLSEMCVGDIACLLGMTQSAISHQLRILRQARLVRARRIGRISFYALDDEHVEKIMAESANHLSHGDRR from the coding sequence ATGAATGGAGGACTCCAGGTGGAACAAACAAACGTACCCAAGGCCATACATGGGGAAACCGTAGAAGCCGTTAAAACCAGGATGCCGGAAGAAGGTTTCTGTCATTCGCTGGCCGGTTTCTTCAAAGTCTTGGGGGATACGACCAGGGTGAGGATCCTCCTGGCGCTCGGGCTTTCTGAAATGTGCGTGGGTGATATTGCCTGTCTGCTCGGTATGACCCAGTCGGCCATTTCCCACCAACTCAGGATTCTCAGGCAAGCCCGGCTGGTTAGAGCCAGGAGGATAGGGAGAATCTCCTTTTACGCTCTTGACGACGAGCATGTCGAAAAAATCATGGCTGAAAGCGCCAATCACCTCAGTCATGGAGATCGCAGGTGA
- a CDS encoding heavy metal translocating P-type ATPase, translating into MKNNRSNHENNRLVFRLEGLHCPICALDIERSMAELEWVDSSSLDPVTSKLTLEVRKGAMPLKPLSMVQELVDGIEAGIKVLPEEDPTGEGLKNTANRALKTFSIRVLPGLLLWGAAITLAPGAPLRPILFLAAYLLSGWAIVLKALKNLLRGRIFDEYFLMSIATMGAIAIGEYPEAVAVMLFFRTGEILEESAVEKASGSITSLVEIIPDKANLLDAEGHINSVSSRSLKQGDMILVKPGERIPVDGVISEGLSSLDTSSITGESLPRDVAPGDPVLAGFLNSHGTLRIEVSKPLESSAASRILAAIGDARSKKTRTERLATTFARIYSPSVVVLAVLIASVPPLVGGSDFKTWLYRALIFLVASCPCALLLSIPLGIFAGIGSASEKGILVKGGDVLERLPLVDTVFFDKTGTITTGQFHLAGVYPQEGR; encoded by the coding sequence ATGAAAAATAACCGATCGAACCATGAAAACAACCGCCTGGTTTTTCGCCTGGAAGGTCTCCATTGCCCGATTTGCGCCCTGGATATAGAAAGAAGCATGGCGGAGTTGGAATGGGTCGATAGCTCTTCCCTTGACCCCGTCACCTCCAAGCTCACTCTCGAGGTCCGCAAAGGAGCGATGCCCCTGAAACCCCTCTCCATGGTTCAGGAACTCGTCGACGGCATCGAGGCCGGCATCAAGGTTTTGCCCGAGGAGGATCCTACGGGCGAAGGCTTGAAAAACACCGCCAACAGGGCGTTGAAAACTTTTTCGATTAGGGTCCTTCCCGGACTCCTCCTTTGGGGAGCGGCGATAACCTTGGCTCCAGGCGCCCCTCTTCGGCCAATCCTCTTCCTTGCCGCCTACCTCCTGTCCGGGTGGGCTATCGTTCTGAAGGCCCTCAAAAACTTACTGCGAGGCAGGATTTTCGATGAATACTTCCTCATGTCGATAGCCACCATGGGAGCTATTGCCATCGGCGAGTACCCCGAAGCCGTAGCTGTCATGCTTTTTTTCAGAACAGGGGAGATCCTGGAAGAAAGCGCCGTGGAAAAGGCCAGCGGGTCAATCACTTCCCTGGTCGAGATAATCCCTGACAAGGCAAACCTGCTCGATGCGGAGGGGCACATCAACAGTGTGAGTTCCAGATCCCTGAAACAGGGCGACATGATCCTCGTGAAACCGGGCGAGAGGATACCCGTCGACGGCGTCATATCAGAGGGCTTATCCAGCCTCGATACTTCATCGATCACCGGAGAGTCGCTGCCGCGGGACGTGGCGCCGGGAGACCCCGTCCTGGCCGGATTTCTAAATAGCCATGGCACTCTTCGCATAGAGGTCTCTAAACCTTTGGAGTCCTCGGCGGCATCAAGGATCCTGGCTGCCATCGGTGACGCGAGGTCAAAAAAAACCCGCACCGAGCGGCTTGCCACGACCTTTGCCAGGATCTACTCGCCTTCGGTGGTGGTCCTGGCGGTCCTGATCGCGTCGGTACCTCCCCTGGTCGGGGGAAGTGATTTCAAGACCTGGCTCTACAGGGCCCTGATATTTCTGGTGGCCTCCTGTCCCTGCGCCCTTCTTTTATCGATCCCTCTGGGTATTTTCGCCGGCATCGGATCCGCTTCCGAAAAGGGCATCCTGGTCAAGGGTGGCGACGTCCT